TCTAACGTACATTATTTTTATTGGGTGCGAATGAGCAATAACgtacaaaattcataaattggGGAATCACACATGTAAGGTAACATATCGGTTTCAATCAAGGAACATCATTTAGAGGACAAAATCCTTATCTCGctcaattaattaaaatattaaataaggtttacaaaaatagtgttttttaGGGCGAAAATAGCCTGGTTATTTTCGAGCCTTTCTCttcaattttgttttgttttattttttttctttagatCTCCATAAAActacatttttttgggtttgtaACTAGTTAAGTTTTGTAtgtttagtttagtttgtttctttggtaaagatttGTGCGAGGTCAAAAAGGAGGTCAAGctttcgactacaatcagacgaAAATCATATTTATCACATctacaacagatctatagaccGACTTGTCGAAAAAGACGGTAGATCACAACGATATAGAAGAAGGtatataaaatatttgatatactACCATCGTAGATATGGTGAAAGAAAATTTTTCATTGGATTGtaatgtatttgttagattcaaATGTAGATGTGACTTTtcatcaatgaattaatttgattataaaaattaaaaaaaaaacttaaaaagaCTAATAAAGTCGtcaaaaaagaaagaatttcACCAAATTCGGACCCATTGAGTTTGTTTTTATTTCCTCACAAAAAAAAACGTATCGGTTGCGTTGTAATTGCACGGACATGTGAGGTAAAGTAGGTAGCAAAAATAATTGAATGGAAAATGAAcctaaaaactaaaaagtgtaaCACTAATGGAAAACGAAATTCCACAAAGTGTTCACGTATATAAGCATTAAAATTAATACCATTAAACGCGCTAACGTAACACTTGTTAGCTCCACGCTCTCCCTTTAACGTCGGCTCACTGTATAAATATCGACACTCTCTGACCGCTCTCTCATAATCTTTGACCTCGACAATCTAATTCCAATTCCAACTGCTTTTGTCAATTTCTGTGGaaatttttattcaattttattcCACCATTCTTTCTATTTATTAATTGATTTTTTCCAGATTCAATTTCTGTCAAATTTTATTGTCCGACATTGGTATGGTTTCACTTTCCTTCTttacaatttttaattttatttattccatCAGTTTTAGTTTGATGTTTGatgtttgattttgattttctcctctaaaagtttgatttttttaaaaattttgtgATTATGATTTTGTTAGTTTGATTGGGTtaactaaataaaaacaaattcaattttttttttttaaattcaaatttGAATGATACTTTTAAGAGGGTTGGTTTGAATTTTTGATGCAATATTTTGTTTGCAACTGTAAATGGGTGGAAGCGGCATGCATGTGTTAGgtttaattaaatttgaaatgTAAATTGTCACTTTCCACGTATTGGAATTTGGGATCTTGCGCAATTATTTTTCCCAATTGGTCTCCCTTTTTCCAGCCTTTTCTATCTTTATTTATcattgttgattgattgattagattttgaagtgttttctgggtaaaaaaattgaaaatttcttTGTTTTTGGGTTTGATTTGATTATGTTTGCTGGAGTAATGATTTTTCTTTTTGATATACATTTTTAATTGCTGAATGCTAATAATTTGTCATGTGAATTTTGCAGATGATTAAACTGGgttgattgttgattgtataTATTATTGGTTGAAGCTGTGGTTCCTCAAATGCTCGGGTTAACCAGAGCGCGAAATCAGTCGAGAAACGGTAGATCTTTGCCTGTTGCAGGTTGGTTTTCTTTCATCatcaattttattttgtttcaatTAGTTTTTGTTTTGGTGTATAAGGAGCTACGAAGAACAATGGCGTAGCCAAGAATTGATCAGGGTACCACCTCCCTAGACTTTAACCAACTAAGCTAATCAGGCTCTAGAAATTATTTCtgttaaaaattgattttttatttggCAATTGAATTTGTGTTGAATGTATACATTTAGCTAattgaaaaagaagaaaaggaaagaaGGGTAGTATGTAAAAGTAACAGAAAGCTGATTTCCGTTTCTTCTTTCGCATTTATTTAGAAATGATGGATCTCGTTTAACCTGTTCTGTAAGCTgaatcagttgtgtttgttaGAGTTTAATGCTTTTCTGTTGCTTTTCTCGCATGTCTATAATGTCACAAAGTACATGATGCTAATCTAAAAGGTATGCAGATTGGGCTGATGAAGTATATAATGTAGGTTGTTCTTGTCTGATTATATGTTATTTGTTTCCTTTGGCTTTGTAGGCATGGATTTCGCTGATCCAAAGCGGAAAGGTAATGTCGTAGGTAAAATAGTCGTAGCTGCTGGGTTAATTGCATTTTGCCTTATTATGATCAAGCAGTCTCCAACTTTCAACAGCCCCAGCCAAGTAAGTTTAATATCACAACCTTTCATTTATATCTAAATGTATGTGTCCAAATGAGTGATTGCATTGTAAACAGACAGGTAAAGTTGTGAGTCAACATCTAAGCTTGTTGGTGGATTTATTATTTTGGTATGTAGTGGTAGGGTAAGCCTAAGTTAAGATAGAAATTCTGGATTGAGTCTTCTTGAAGACACCAATTTTTCTTCTTTCACGTAACTATGACTTTGTTATGTACTCCATATCTATTTGTATTAGTTTTGCCTCACTGGAAGGTCCTTCGTTACAGTCTAATCTTGGATCCTGTGATGTTTAAGTAATCCTCTTATGTTTGCATTTgttcttaatatcctttttcattTCGTTTCAGTTTTCCCGCCGTGAAATGGGTGTCACTCATGTCCTGGTAACTGGGGGTGCTGGCTTTATTGGATCCCATGCAGCACTAAGACTTCTAAAAGACTCCTATCGTGTGACAATTGTGGTATCCCCTTCCTCCAATCATCGTTGATGTCCACTACTCATTTAGTTCTTGAGGTTTACAAAGAGATCGTTTTTTTTGTGTAGGACAATCTTTCTCGTGGGAACCTGGCTGCTGTTAAGATTTTGCAACAAATGTTTCCAGAACCAGGAAGACTTCAGTTTGTATATGCTGATCTGGGAGATGCTAATGCTGTATCCTTATCGTGGCAGGCCATTGTTTATGTGCTATTATTCTTTCCTTTGGGCCTTCCCTATCAGAATTTGAGATAAATATGAATTGGATTCAACAGCATTATCTAGATCAATTTGCCAGTGTAATTTTTATACTGCAACTTGCTGATAGTACTATCTCTTGTAGTTATTCTGAAAGAAATGTGCCTTAGGCACTTTCCATAAGGCTtcaatttggcatacaactgaaCCTTTTAAACTGATAATCTAGCAAACATATATTTCTCTTTTGTCCTGTCTCATTTCCAGACCGTAATATAGACAGAATAAGAGACTTTTATTCTTCGTATTTTTCCTTAATATAAATGCCAGGTAAACAAACTTttctcagaaaatgcttttgATGCTGTGATGCATTTCGCTGCTGTTGCTTATGTTGGAGAGAGCACTCTTGACCCTCTTAGGTAAGCATTATTTATATAGCCGTGTTTGAATGTTTCTATGAAGTTTGGTTAGAACACTTAAAAGTTGTAGTCATATTTTATTGGGTTATTTCCTACACATTATAGTTGGGAATATATTTTTAGAAGTGACTACAGTTGATGGTAGGTGGAATATTTACATGGAAATGTGAAAACTTCTTCCTTACATTaccttatttttcttttgataaataaaaatttatacttCAAGAGATTCAGAATTGAATAACGGATATATGTTGAATACTACTCTCTCTAGTATGGAAAGCATTGGATTAATTCTACAATTTCCGGCTTCAATTGTCGTAACGTTATATTTTTAGGAAGTTGCAAAATAATTGCAAAGTTGCTTCATTTGCTAATGGTTTTCTCTATCTCCCTATCATACATGGATGCATCGTATCATAGTTCTTTGCTAGTCATTTGTTTGATTACTGTAAGGTTCCTGATGTTTCTGCGGACTATCAATTTATTGATGTTGTTCAGATATTATCACAATATTACGTCAAACACCTTGGTGGTATTGAAGGCAATGGTAAAACATGAAGTACAGACACTAATATATTCAAGTACATGTGCAACATATGGTGAGCCTGAGAAGATGCCCATAACAGAGGAAACTCCCCAGGTGAGAGCCTATTGAAAATTCTCTAGCTTGTTTATCAGTTCACTTGctatgtacttgtatttttttggTAGAATGTCATACTATTGAAAACAATAGACTCTGTCCTCATTATAATTCTGTTGCTGGTTCAGGTTCCTATTAACCCATATGGTAAGGCTAAGAAGATGTCAGAAGACATTATTTTGGATCTCACTAAGCCAAATACCGACATGGCAGTTATGATTCTAAGGTTAGTCCTCCGCCTGTGAACCAACAGAAAGTAACCTAAGCATTTTCATTATGTTACACATAACGTCTAAAATCCCCAAAGTAGaagattttttttgaataatggAGTGTTGCACACTGAGCTTAATTTGAGTTGAACTACCTAAATATGTTATCTTGCAAGATGGAAGTGAGGGAATTTAAGGTGTTAACTATTGACATTTATCTGAGGaataattttagtaaaaatatgaGACCAACTTTTTCCTAGTTTGTTTTGCAGTCTTGAAAGTCTTGTTACTTTTCCTTATCTTGTTAGTTTAGGATTGTCCTTACAAAGTTGTTATATTACTTGCCTATAGAGAAAGTTTAGTTTATATTAATTCAGCTAGTCAGATGTGCTATTTCGGTGACTAGTATCAGGTTGGAACTCTCAGCCTTTCCCATGGTTTCTACTTCATATCTCCTTTTTTTACGCCTACGTTTTTCATAGAATTCCTCTTCATTCTCTCTAATTCCCTCTATTTTGTTCTCTTTTTACTTTCTCCTTTCTACTCTCCTAATATCTTTT
This Spinacia oleracea cultivar Varoflay chromosome 6, BTI_SOV_V1, whole genome shotgun sequence DNA region includes the following protein-coding sequences:
- the LOC110790820 gene encoding UDP-arabinose 4-epimerase 1, translated to MLGLTRARNQSRNGRSLPVAGMDFADPKRKGNVVGKIVVAAGLIAFCLIMIKQSPTFNSPSQFSRREMGVTHVLVTGGAGFIGSHAALRLLKDSYRVTIVDNLSRGNLAAVKILQQMFPEPGRLQFVYADLGDANAVNKLFSENAFDAVMHFAAVAYVGESTLDPLRYYHNITSNTLVVLKAMVKHEVQTLIYSSTCATYGEPEKMPITEETPQVPINPYGKAKKMSEDIILDLTKPNTDMAVMILRYFNVIGSDPDGRLGEAPRPELREHGRISGACFDAARGITNGLKVRGTDYKTTDGTCIRDYIDVTDLVDAHVKALEKARPGKVGIYNVGTGKGSSVKEFVEACKKATGVDIKVEYLPRRPGDYAEVFSDPTKIREELNWTARHVDLEQSLQTAWRWQKAHRNGYGPSVLATAI